The Acanthopagrus latus isolate v.2019 chromosome 20, fAcaLat1.1, whole genome shotgun sequence genomic sequence AGGACGCCAAATCCAACGTCGCCTTCGAGATAGAGAAGCTGTGCGGGATCCCCAACGTGCTGGGCGTCCTGGCTCCGGCCCACTTCAAGATCCGAGCCTCTCCGTACGAGAAGGACAGCTTCAGGTCGTTCGTCAACACGCTGGGTCACACGTCGGTGGTGAGCCAGTTCATATGCGACTCCGACGGCAACATACTGAGCGTGGAGAAGTGCTGCGTGGGCAGCACGCTCGAGCAGGAGATGTGGGAGTCGTCGTTTaaagggagggagatggaggaggacctGCACGGACCGTACTGGGTCATCGGTAAGACGCGTGCACAGCATGAGACACAGAAGGCAATGACGTAATGATGCTCAACATGTGCAAGTGTAAAACCATCCCACTCACACACGACCTGCTGCATCACCTGCCACTAATTTAACACAGGAGAAACAGACGTCCCATGTtcagaggctttgtcctcactgcagcggccGCGGGTTCGAGTCCCAGCCTGGGCACCCTTGCtgcatgccccccccccccccccatcctgtttcctgtcatctctgaggttgtcaataaaataaaaaaaacatttaaaggccAAAATAATATAAACGAAATGCATTAAATCAACCATTTTGCTCCTTCCAACGGTCTGAACTCACACCACTTAttggtgtgtttctgttaatGATATTTGGGACTGATGATACTCAGGAATGAAGAAATTCTGACATCGATACATCAGCGCATATGCACACATGTTTTTGCAGTGCTCCCTCAAATCTGTCTATCAAACACGAAGCTATCTTGCCTATATCTTGCCTACTAAGCAGGTAGGAATTATAATTATGATATTACCCCAAGCATTTTTTGCTGCATTCTCAAATAAAAAGATATTGATTTACTGTCACTAACATGCATGATGATGCACAcccctttttgtgtgttttaagagCATTATTTTATCGTCTTCCAAATAGAATGCTCACATGAGCTGGTTTCCTTGGATTGGAGGTGCAGATGAGTTTCCCAGCATCGTGTACTAAATTCCAAGTCTTCAGGATTAACACTTCATCGGTCTTGTGTCTTTCTCAAAGGTGGGAAAAGCTATAAACTGAGCATGCACGTCTTGACTCCTGTGTCAGAACCGGCCAACGACAAGGAGATCCGCTTCAACGAGGCCCACGCAAAGATCCACAACGTCATGCGGACGACGCTCGGCTCCATGAAGAGGCGCTTCAAGTGTCTGATGCAGTTGGGTTTTGCGCAAGAAGGCTCCCTGGACAAAAAGTCCAACATCATCAAGTCGTGCAGCGTCCTACACAACATCGCCAAGAAGTTCTCCACCCCTCCCCCGCCCGTAGCTGGTAAAATCGAGCCCCTGCATCCAGGGAGGCAGCGTTCAGTGCCAGTAGAAATCAACTCTGAGGCTGTGAAAGCCAGACAGGAAATCATTGATAGTAAGTTTAATAAATCTGTCGTCTCCAGCAGCAAGAACCCACCAAGTAAAGACGCCACAGAGGAGGACGCGTGAGCAGAGTTGGCGCATTCGCCACTGCAGGACGCAAAAGGATCAAACACTGGAACTGGAACCCAAACCCAGTTTATGATGCCTAAAATAAGACTTAATAAGTTACAGTCGAAGGCGAGTTGCTGTTCTGTGACTTTCTGACACTAACCTCTAAatgtgatctgtttttttttttctttttttttaatctcagttGCAGACTTTGTAAAACCACATTCAGGgatttttgttaataaaaaatattttatttcttgtacaaatagaaacaaaatgtcttttcctCCTACATTTCTTAAAGTTTCTAAACTAGATCTGAAAACAGAGAGTGTGGCTCctcacataataataataataataataataataataataatagtagtagtattatACTACATGCATTATACTACATGTTTGACAAATGAGATgaacaaaaattaaatgtaaacattatcTTAAGTGTCTTATGAATAtaaatttaatgtaattaaactaaatatagcagttttttttagtttagttgcAGGGCTGAAAGTCTCAAGGATTTGTGTGAAAGACTTGGAGCTCTGTGTCGTATATCGGGTCTGGGTTCTCGTACACGTGCTCCTCAGCCTTCTTGTCTGTCAGCAGACAGTCCATGATGCACTGGTGCAGGAAAATGTACAGGGACTGTAAAGAAATAATTCACAGTGGctggtgatttaaaaatgtacacagtgtGTTTATCCTTAAACCCTGTGGCAGCCAGATTACAAACTGCATAGTGTAGATGTCTAGCACTTGTGTTTGGACTCTTAATTCAGTTTCACTAAGATTGTAAAGATGCTTATAGACAGAAACATTAGCTCAGTGAAGCCTACATTaatgagactgaaaacatgATTTCAGTTCTTACACGTAAGTATTACATGGCAAACTTAATTTAAAGGTGTTACTTGTACTATATCACACTTTATAGTCAGGTAACTAAGGAAGTGAAAGCGCAGCCTGAAGCTATTTAGGACGACCTGTTTTACCTCCGTCTGCACCATGTGAGGTCGATTCAGTCTCATCTTGTGCACAAAGGCATTGATGCCCACTGCTCTTTCCTTCTCAAGCTGCTGAAGCAGCACATCCAGGGCAATGATAGTTCCAGTCCGCCCCACTCCagcactgacagagacacacacagcaagatGTAAGCAGTTAGTGTACAGGTGTGATGTTGATCATCATCAGGTGGTCCTGATGGTTGTAAGACAAGATATAAATACAGTaagctttttttcagtttaacctCATTATTTCGTTTCCCTAATGTGGTTTCCACATAAAAGTGTCCAAAGATGGCTCTGGACCTGAAACTAGACAAGCGCTCGTTCTGTACCTGCAGTGAACCACAGTTGGCGCTCCAGCTCCTTCTCTGTGGATGTGCTGTCTCACCAGTCCTCTGAACTGGATCAGGACTTCTGTGCCCTGTGGGACTCCATGGTCAGGCcaagcagtgaaatgaaaatgtctcacTGTGCGCTCCTCTGAGGTCTTACTCTGAgagaaaagattttaaaaaaaggaaatcaaacacTGTAGGTCTGTTTTTAACCAATATAGCGGTCGGTAAATGATACCAAAAATCCTCAACCACACATTTGGtacttttgtttcactttgtcgTGCCTTCTGACTTGGGAATATATCAAGAAACCCAACCTACTTAGTTACACCATAAACATTTTAGAGGTGTTTCGTACATGTTTCACCCTAAAGTCCCTCAAGGTCCAGTTTGGCTCCTGCTGCTCAGAATTCATGGTGACTGTCAGCTCTCCATAACGGCAAGGATCACTGTTGGCAGGCCAGTACTGTTCACACTTAGTctaggaaaaggaaaaacaaaaaaaatgcaaaattaagTTCTTGAAGCGTGTAGCTGCAGCACTAGACCATGAAGTGGCACTGAACACTGACTGAACATCCTACGAAAAACCTGATAACTAGAGAGCACAGAAATGATTCATGGCAAATCACTACGTTTTCAGTTTGCACCAGTAAAAGGTTCTCAAATCTTCATGGGAACTCACCCGTCCTCCCTCGGTGCAGTTGGTTACCATGACGATGCCTGTCACTTTTTGCTCCCAGATCATCCTCCAGAAATCATTCACTGTGGACGGCAGAGGACCCTGAGTGGCGATGTACTCTCTGTCGCTGTTGTAGCCCTGAGAAGTGATTGTCAAAATTAATATGTAGACTTTTTGAGCTTTTATGTGTCTTTGATTGTCCTGATGTCAATCTGCACAATGTTCCAGCAGCCATTTGCTTGCAACTGTGCCACTTCACTCCAGAGAGGTGAAAGGTTCAAGCTTCTCAATCTGTTTCTTCTAACTGAAGGACTTTTTTTAACCACTtgagtaaagttttttttataagcTCAACGTATCCTGGTGTACAACAATTAGAGAACGAGTTTTACTAAATGATTTTTCAGGCATCAAGTAATACCTACGGGCATGTAACTGGCATTTATGTAGTCAGAGGTCGCATTGGGATCTGATGTAGTTAGCTTCACCCGGCACCAGTCGTCTAAGATAAGAAAAcaggagatgtttttttgttgcaatgcACCACATCAGCCACGACTGGAAACTGAATCATTGGGTCAGGAACTGTTGTATGAATACCGTCTCGCCACAGGCTTACATGGCAGGACACTGTCGAGCCGGTTCCTCGCTTTGTTCTCAGGCAGAAGAGCCGTCTTCTGTGTCTGCCCCGTGCCGACAGGAAGGAGGCTCTGCATGACAGTTTGCAGATGACACGGCACGCAATTGAGACAAAgcacaacaggaaacagaataGAGCAGCACCACGATGACACACAGGCACATTTACAGTCTGTTGCAAGTATAGGCCGATGCAAaagagcacagaaaaaaaacattatatatcTTTCTTATGCACCTCATACTCCTGGCTGAAACCCCGGTTGTCGTCCCCACGTAATTGGTAGAAGTGGTCTGGAAACTTTGCCACCGAAAtagttcttaaaaaaaaacaaaaaaaaaaacataaaaagtatAATGTATGTAATAATCCCATAAAAGAGAACTGATTTACATAAATATTACAGAATAGGGACAGACAGTAATCACAGATACAgcaatttttctttctttctcatccAGATGCACTGATAGTGGTGTTAACATTATGAAGAGTATACTTACTTGCGCTTTTTATTAGATTGTTTGGAGCCAACAGTGACAagcttttttcttctgtgggaaagaaacaaagtgtttcatttATGAGTCTGGAGAGTACATTTCAGGGAGATAATGCAGATGTAGTCACTGAGGCAGCACCAACCTGATAATATCTGGTCTTTTCAgcaaaatgaagacaacaagACAGACCAGGACAACAAAAAGGAGCACAGCAAACACTGAACCTGCAATGACTCCTAGAGGAAGTAAAATCTGCTTTAAGTGATATGTAACATGAAGTGGAAACGCAACAGAGCAGTCCCTATTGCATCAGCCTCACATTATCTTTATTTGCCCTCTATCATGAGGATGTTGTAATCTAATAAAAGAAACCAGTTTCAAATaatcaaaaccaaacaacaagCAGGTGACATAAACAGCacaacagtgagaaaaaaaagtgagaatacgttgtttatattttacaaaaagaaaccaaaagtcaCATACTCACCCCTTGAATCAGTagcacatgaaaaaacaaatggctCAGAATGCTGCTCAGAACCCTTTCCAGTCCCAGACAGTGAAGTTAAAGACACCTCATAATGTTTGGCAGGTAGGAATCCAGATAATACGATAGAATGTCCATCATCTTTATCCTTTCTATAAGATTTCCCCGTCACATTCACTTCCACTGCAGTCCACACACCCTCCGGTTCATCCCAGGCAATACGGACAGAATATCCAGCATCCCAGTGCTCACAGCGAGCATTTAAGCATGGAGGAACTGAATAAAACAGGTAGAAAGATGCATTTACCGTAcaatcaaacacaacaaaaaggtTTGATGAAAAACAACGCTGATGATCATTTCAAAATTTGCACTTCACtgcaaaagtatttttttcttctctttctttcaacaGGGGTCATTCCAACAGTATGTTTGATGCCAAATAATGTATTGTCTTGACACGTATTGTCCAATTAGTCAATTAAAAGAAACTTGTTGAAATCTGTAATACTTAATGATTAATAGCTATTAAAGTCCAACTTGGCCAAAATGGGGAGTTgctatttatttctttgttggcTACATTCAATATTTTGggatttttgaatgtttgttggAAGAAAATTACAACATGCACTGCTGTGGACTCAGGTACTTGCTGGTATTTAACActtttttcacttctttctttGTGAGTAATCTATTAATGAAGGAATCATTGATAAATCACTTATCTAAATAAAAATCATAGTTGCCACCTATATAATCACAAAGAACAATTTCAAATAGCCTGATCAACTTGTGGTATGAAATAAGAGGTGTTTTCAAAGCACAGACACTActtttataattaaaatgttttgaaattagGGTgcttcacattcattttcatggATTTCTACTTACTGATTGTCAGATTGTGTTCACACTGGTCCAAGTGTTTGGAGTTGTTTTCATACCAAAGATACAACTCATAGGTTGCACCAGGGTAAAGGCCAGTAAATGACACATTTGGACCGCCAGGACTGACATGTTCTTGTGATTTGTATTTGGCTGTTGCATTTGTGAACAGGCCTTCAACCATTCCTTGGATTGATGAGGTAGTAACATGCCATCGTACACTGGCACAGTCTATGCctgaaatgaatgagaaaatattggagaaaaaaacattcatttgttaGTTGTTAGCACattattcaaaaaatgaaacaatattttatttttcatttagaaaaatataGTGGTAACAGTTCTGTATTACGTGTTATTGTGTAGTCTTCATAAGAAGTGCTGTTGAGTCCAGAGAACTGAGTGATGATGCTGAATGGATACGCTCTTCCAGGCTGGAGAGATGTGAATCTATGTAACACAACACCTGTGGATgtatttaggagaatgctgtacCCGTTCATTTGGAGAAAGTAGCTCCAGCCTTTATCCACATCCACGTTCCACACCAGGGTTATACTGGTTGTAGAGCGCTCAGTGACATTGACCAAAGTCACCTGTGAGGGAActgatgaagaaagaaaaaaaaatagccttcACTCACAAACCAGTTAAAGGATTTTCACTataattcacacaaacatgcaggcTATGTATCAATATGAATACATTTGGGAATGAGCTTTAAATATAATCTTAATATAGGCAAGAGATGGTAAAGATGATGTGTGACTAATAGCCTATGTATTATGATATATGATGATTTATGATCATTTAGAGACAGTCTAGTTAAGCCATTAAAAGTTAGTTAGTAGATAGTAGATTGATCTCAATTATCCAGGCAGTGCGAGTCCACGTCCAGTTCACCTTCTACTGGCTGTTGTGTTTGCCATTGAAGTTTTTAGCAACTGTTTtccactttttgttttccacacttTTTTAACTGCTCTTCTGCTTTGAGAGATGCTGGAATGTAAAGAGTCATTACTCtttgtaaatatacagtacactgtTGCAGTATCTCTCTATCAGCTGttgcaagttttgttttgctctcgaCTGACAAAGGGGAAGGTGaatcaaaatgattattatttcatatcaCAGGCAAAATGGATTAGTCCACAGGTGATCACTTACCGGTGACGGCTTGAAACATGTATCCAGTGCTGTTCACTTcctcaaacacagtgaaaagtgTGAAACTGTATTTGGTTCCAGCAGTGAGAGAAGAGACCTCATATGTTACTGAAGCCTCTGAATCAGatgcagtgatattttccacCTTGGGACTGCCTTTGTCCTCGTATTGTAGCAAATATGTTGGGATGTTGTTAACCTTGTCCCACATCAGAGTTATACTGTTCTCACTTTGTCTTAACACTTCCACTCCCTTAACATTTTCAGGAGCTGAAAAACAGAGTTGACAGTTTCATTAGAAAAATGGTTGAGCACAAACACTTTCAACACAAAATATCTGACTTTGtgtattcttttctttgtaaAGTAACACCCTCATtgaattccatttttttaatcaacaacaTCCATAAATGTCAACGAGCAACACCAGTCAATGAATAAGAGATTCTATATATGTTGTTTCAGAGCTCTGTCTTGTTGTCAGCCTGTCTCAGGAGGAAAACATCTTAACAGTGACTGCAGACAGATTTactccactgctgctgacacgctcaaacacagtgaagagAGTGAAGACATATTTAGTCCCACTTGTGAGTCCAGTGATTGTATGTGTCACTTGATTTCCCGCTGATGCAGTGACATCTATCTCAAATCTATTGAACAAAAGCCTGCAGTTGAGGATGTCATCCGCTTTATTCCACTGAAGAGTTATACTGGTCTCGTTTTGTGCAATAGCTTGATATATGTCTGTGTTACGAGGAgctgaaatgtgaagaaacatgATGAAGGAACTGTCACAAAATGATTTAAGATATACTTAAGTGTGTAGTTCAGAAAGACATCCACTTTATTCCACTGCAGAGTTATACTGGTCTCATTTTGTGTAATTGCTTTGAACTGTTCTGCTTTGAGAGGCGCTACAATGTAAAGaggcattcattcattttaaatatacagtacatcatCTCTCCACACTAGAGCAACTTTAAATTGAATATTGTTACAGATCTCTGGCCTGGATCTTGTTTTAGACCTGTatcaggacagacagacatgaatccttgtaaatatacagtacactgtTACAGTACACTGTATAATCTCTCTAtagaagttttgttttgctctcgaCTGACAAAGGGGAAGGTgaatcaaaatgattattttttcatatcacagGCAAAATGGATTAGTCCACAGGTGATCACTTACCGGTGACGGCTTGAAACGCGTATCCAGTGCTGTTCACTTcctcaaacacagtgaaaagcgTGAAACTGTATTTGGTTCCAGCAGTGAGAGAAGAGACCTCATGTGTTACTGAAGCCTCTGAATCAGatgcagtgatattttccacCTTGGAACTGCCTTTGTCCTCGTATTGTAGTAAATATGTTGGGATGTTGTTAACCTTGTCCCACATCAGAGTTATACTGTTCTCACTTTGTCTTAACACTTCCACTCCCTTAACATTTTCAGgatctgaaaaacacagagttgacagtttcattagaaaaaaagagCTTAGTGTGAGACTTTCAACACAATAATGGGGTTTGTGTATTCTTTTTAAGCAAAGGAATAATTTAATGGAATTTAATTCAACAGCAATAGTCAAACATGATAAGCATGCAAGCCCAATCTATTAATACTAATGTTTTAATCAGATATTTTAACAGATCTCTGTCTTGGGCCGTGTCTCAGTATCATtccagctgaaaaacatttaatcagtgactgcagtgtatcttactctgctgcttctgacattttcaaacacagtaAAGAGACTGGAATCAAATTTAGTCCCACTTGTGAGTCCTGGGATTATATGTGTCACTTGATTTCCTGCTGACGCAGTGACACTTATCTCTCCTTCAGCATATTCAAGTATACAGTTGGAGAAGCCAACCACTTTATTCCACTGCATCGGTCTCATTGTGTGCAACTGTTTTGAACTCTTCTGCAATAAGGGGAGCTGGAGTGTAAAGGGTCATTACTCATTGTAAATATACAGAACACTGTTGCAGTACACTGTATAATCTCTCTACATCAGCTGttgcaagttttgttttgctttcgACTGACAAAGGGGAAGGTgaatcaaaatgattattttttcatatcacagGCAAAATGGATTAGTCCACAGGTGATCACTTACCAGTGACGGCTTGAAACACGTATCCAGTGCTGTTCACTTcctcaaacacagtgaaaagtgTGAAACTGTATTTGGTTCCAGCAGTGAGAGAAGAGACCTCATGTGTTACTGAAGCCCCTGAATCAGATGCAATGATATTTTCCACCTTGGAACTGCCTTTGTCCTCGTATTGTAGCAAATATGTTGGGATGTTGTTAACCTTGTCCCACATCAGAGTTATACTGTTCTCACTTTGTCCTGACACTTCCACTCCCTTAACATTTTCaggagctgaaaaacacagaattgACAgtttcattagaaaaaaagagCTTAGTGTGAGACTTTCAACTCAATAATGGGGTTTGTGTATTCTTTTTAAGCAAAGGaataatttaattgaatttaacaGCAATAGTCAAACATGATAAGCATGCAAGCCCAATCTATTAATACTAATGTTTCAATCAGATATTTTAACAGATCTCTGTCTTGGACCATGTCTCAGTACCATtccagctgaaaaacatttaatcagtgactgcagtgtatcttactctgctgcttctgtcattttcaaacacagtgaagaGACTGGAATCAAATTTAGTCCCACTTGTGAGTCCTGGGATTATATGTTACTTGATTTCCTGCTGACGCAGTGACACTTATCTCTCCTTCAGCATATTCAAGTATACAGTTGGAGAAGCCAACCACTTTATTCCACTGCATCGGTCTCATTGTGTGTAACTGTTTTGAACTCTTCTGCAATAACGGGAGCTGGAGTGTAAAGAGTCATTACTCattgtaaatatacagtacactgtTGCAGTACACTGTATAATCTCTCTATATCAGCTGttgcaagttttgttttgctcttgaCTGACAAAGGGGAAGGTgaatcaaaatgattattttttcatatcacagGCAAAATGGATTAGTCCACAGGTGATCACTTACCGGTGACGGCTTGAAACGCGTATCCAGTGCTGTTCACTTcctcaaacacagtgaaaagtgTGAAAGTGTATTTGGTTCCAGCAGTGAGAGAAGAGACCTCATGTGTTACTGAAGCCTCTGAATCAGATGCAATGATATTTTCCACCTTGGAACTGCCTTTGTCCTCGTATTGTAGCAAATATGTTGGGATGTTGTTAACCTTGTCCCACATCAGAGTTATACTGTTCTCACTTTGTCCTGACACTTCCACTCCCTTAACATTTTCaggagctgaaaaacacagagttgaaagtttcattagaaaaaaagagCTTAGTGTGAGACTTTCAACACAATAATGGGGTTTGTGTATTCTTTTTAAGCAAAGGaataatttaattgaatttaacaGCAATAGTCAAACATGATAAGCATGCAAGCCCAATCTATTAATACTAATGTTTCAATCAGATATTTTAACAGATCTCTGTCTTGGACCATGTCTCAGTACCATtccagctgaaaaacatttaatcagtgactgcagtgtatcttactctgctgcttctgacattttcaaacacagtgaagaGACTGGAATCAAATTTAGTCCCACTTGTGAGTCCTGGGATTATATGTGTCACTTGATTTCCTGCTGACGCAGTGACACTTATCTCTCCTTCAGCATATTCAAGTATACAGTTGGAGAAGCCAACCACTTTATTCCACTGCATCGATCTCATTGTGTGCAACTGTTTTGAACTCTTCTGCAATAAGGAGAGCTGGAGTGTAAAGGGTCATTACTCtttgtaaatatacagtacactgtTGCAGTACATTGTATAATCTCTCTATATCAGCTGttgcaagttttgttttgctctcaaCTGACAAAGGGgaaagtgaatgaaaatgatttttttttttatatcacagaCAAAATGACTCAGTCCATATGTACATTAAGTGATCACTTACCAGTGACGGCTTGAAACATGTATCCAGTGCTGTTCACTTTCTCTAACACAGTGAAAAGCGTGAAACTGTATTTGGTTCCAGCAGTGAGAGAAGAGACCTCATGTGTTACTGAAGTCCCTGAATCAGatgcagtgatattttccacCTTGGAACTGCCTTTGTCCTCATATTGTAGCAAATATTTTGGGATGTTGTTAACCTTGTCCCACATCAGAGTTATACTGTTCTCACTTTGTCTTAACACTTCCACTCCTGTGACATTTTCaggagctgaaaaacaaaaagttgacAC encodes the following:
- the LOC119009378 gene encoding receptor-type tyrosine-protein phosphatase H-like isoform X3, translating into MTKPLFFKVTSDQLLLCVFLSLLWGVTDSNTTTGKTTVISSSTTPPTTTPSSTTPPTTIPSTANPLTIKPSPENVKGVEVSGQSENSISLMWDKVNNITTYLLQYEDKGSSKVENITASDSEASVTHEVSSLTAGTKYNFTLFTVFEEVNSTGYAFQAVTAPENVKGVEVSGQSENSITLMWDKVNNIPTYLLQYEDKGSPKVENITASDSGTSVTHEVSSLTAGTNYSFTLFTVFEEVNSPGYAFQAVTAPENVKGVEVSGQSENSITLMWDKVNNIPTYLLQYEDKGSPKVENITASDSGTSVTHEVSSLTAGTKYSFTLFTVFEEVNSPGHVFQAVTAPENVKGVEVSGQSENSITLMWDKVNNIPTYLLQYEDKGSPKVENITASDSGTSVTHEVSSLTAGTKYSFTLFTVFEEVNSPGYAFQAVTAPENVKGVEVSGQSENSITLMWDKVNNIPTYLLQYEDKGSPKVENITASDSGTSVTHEVSSLTAGTKYSFTLFTVFEEVNSPGYAFQAVTAPENVKGVEVSGQSENSITLMWDKVNNIPTYLLQYEDKGSSKVENITASDSGTSVTHEVSSLTAGTKYSFTLFTVFEEVNSTGYMFQAVTAPENVKGVEVSGQSENSITLMWDKVNNITTYLLQYEDKGSSKVENITASDSGTSVTHEVSSLTAGTKYSFMLFTVFEELNSTGYAFQAVTAPENVTGVEVLRQSENSITLMWDKVNNIPKYLLQYEDKGSSKVENITASDSGTSVTHEVSSLTAGTKYSFTLFTVLEKVNSTGYMFQAVTAPENVKGVEVSGQSENSITLMWDKVNNIPTYLLQYEDKGSSKVENIIASDSEASVTHEVSSLTAGTKYTFTLFTVFEEVNSTGYAFQAVTAPENVKGVEVSGQSENSITLMWDKVNNIPTYLLQYEDKGSSKVENIIASDSGASVTHEVSSLTAGTKYSFTLFTVFEEVNSTGYVFQAVTDPENVKGVEVLRQSENSITLMWDKVNNIPTYLLQYEDKGSSKVENITASDSEASVTHEVSSLTAGTKYSFTLFTVFEEVNSTGYAFQAVTAPENVKGVEVLRQSENSITLMWDKVNNIPTYLLQYEDKGSPKVENITASDSEASVTYEVSSLTAGTKYSFTLFTVFEEVNSTGYMFQAVTVPSQVTLVNVTERSTTSITLVWNVDVDKGWSYFLQMNGYSILLNTSTGVVLHRFTSLQPGRAYPFSIITQFSGLNSTSYEDYTITRIDCASVRWHVTTSSIQGMVEGLFTNATAKYKSQEHVSPGGPNVSFTGLYPGATYELYLWYENNSKHLDQCEHNLTIIPPCLNARCEHWDAGYSVRIAWDEPEGVWTAVEVNVTGKSYRKDKDDGHSIVLSGFLPAKHYEVSLTSLSGTGKGSEQHSEPFVFSCATDSRGVIAGSVFAVLLFVVLVCLVVFILLKRPDIIRRKKLVTVGSKQSELFRWQSFQTTSTNYVGTTTGVSARSMRASFLSARGRHRRRLFCLRTKRGTGSTVSCHVSLWRDDDWCRVKLTTSDPNATSDYINASYMPGYNSDREYIATQGPLPSTVNDFWRMIWEQKVTGIVMVTNCTEGGRTKCEQYWPANSDPCRYGELTVTMNSEQQEPNWTLRDFRVKHSKTSEERTVRHFHFTAWPDHGVPQGTEVLIQFRGLVRQHIHREGAGAPTVVHCSAGVGRTGTIIALDVLLQQLEKERAVGINAFVHKMRLNRPHMVQTESLYIFLHQCIMDCLLTDKKAEEHVYENPDPIYDTELQVFHTNP
- the LOC119009378 gene encoding receptor-type tyrosine-protein phosphatase eta-like isoform X7, with product MTKPLFFKVTSDQLLLCVFLSLLWGVTDSNTTTGKTTVISSSTTPPTTTPSSTTPPTTIPSTANPLTIKPSPRNAGMFQAIAQNETSITLQWNKVDDILNYRLLFNGSEINVTTSAGNQVEHTIPGLTSGTKYVFTLLAVYESVRSSGVTLSAVTAPENVKGVEVSGQSENSISLMWDKVNNITTYLLQYEDKGSSKVENITASDSEASVTHEVSSLTAGTKYNFTLFTVFEEVNSTGYAFQAVTAPENVKGVEVSGQSENSITLMWDKVNNIPTYLLQYEDKGSPKVENITASDSGTSVTHEVSSLTAGTNYSFTLFTVFEEVNSPGYAFQAVTAPENVKGVEVSGQSENSITLMWDKVNNIPTYLLQYEDKGSPKVENITASDSGTSVTHEVSSLTAGTKYSFTLFTVFEEVNSPGHVFQAVTAPENVKGVEVSGQSENSITLMWDKVNNIPTYLLQYEDKGSPKVENITASDSGTSVTHEVSSLTAGTKYSFTLFTVFEEVNSPGYAFQAVTAPENVKGVEVSGQSENSITLMWDKVNNIPTYLLQYEDKGSPKVENITASDSGTSVTHEVSSLTAGTKYSFTLFTVFEEVNSPGYAFQAVTAPENVKGVEVSGQSENSITLMWDKVNNIPTYLLQYEDKGSSKVENITASDSGTSVTHEVSSLTAGTKYSFTLFTVFEEVNSTGYMFQAVTAPENVKGVEVSGQSENSITLMWDKVNNITTYLLQYEDKGSSKVENITASDSGTSVTHEVSSLTAGTKYSFMLFTVFEELNSTGYAFQAVTAPENVTGVEVLRQSENSITLMWDKVNNIPKYLLQYEDKGSSKVENITASDSGTSVTHEVSSLTAGTKYSFTLFTVLEKVNSTGYMFQAVTAPENVKGVEVSGQSENSITLMWDKVNNIPTYLLQYEDKGSSKVENIIASDSEASVTHEVSSLTAGTKYTFTLFTVFEEVNSTGYAFQAVTVPSQVTLVNVTERSTTSITLVWNVDVDKGWSYFLQMNGYSILLNTSTGVVLHRFTSLQPGRAYPFSIITQFSGLNSTSYEDYTITRIDCASVRWHVTTSSIQGMVEGLFTNATAKYKSQEHVSPGGPNVSFTGLYPGATYELYLWYENNSKHLDQCEHNLTIIPPCLNARCEHWDAGYSVRIAWDEPEGVWTAVEVNVTGKSYRKDKDDGHSIVLSGFLPAKHYEVSLTSLSGTGKGSEQHSEPFVFSCATDSRGVIAGSVFAVLLFVVLVCLVVFILLKRPDIIRRKKLVTVGSKQSELFRWQSFQTTSTNYVGTTTGVSARSMRASFLSARGRHRRRLFCLRTKRGTGSTVSCHVSLWRDDDWCRVKLTTSDPNATSDYINASYMPGYNSDREYIATQGPLPSTVNDFWRMIWEQKVTGIVMVTNCTEGGRTKCEQYWPANSDPCRYGELTVTMNSEQQEPNWTLRDFRVKHSKTSEERTVRHFHFTAWPDHGVPQGTEVLIQFRGLVRQHIHREGAGAPTVVHCSAGVGRTGTIIALDVLLQQLEKERAVGINAFVHKMRLNRPHMVQTESLYIFLHQCIMDCLLTDKKAEEHVYENPDPIYDTELQVFHTNP